Genomic DNA from Coregonus clupeaformis isolate EN_2021a chromosome 26, ASM2061545v1, whole genome shotgun sequence:
TCATCACACCTTTTGTTATTATTAACTTCTGATTGATTTTATTGATATGAGAAATGGTTTCTAAAGTACTGTGTTCACGCCATgatcatgactgtaagtcgctttggataaaagcgtctgctaaatggcatattattattatttagttatCTACTTTGTGAGATGTAGAACCAGAGAAAGTGAACTTATTGATTAAAATGTCAGCTCAGGAACTTGAGAGATGTTGCCTttgaagagaaagagaagactaGAATATAatcttaaacactagtaatacGATGCCTCACTTAAGTGTAGAGGAAATGGCCTAACTTGAATATGATGTACATTACCTTTAATTTCAAAGGCCTTCAAAGAGTCAGTCAAGTAATGTATATCATTGGCAGCCATCTTAGAGACATTCAGTAACAAATTAATTCCCTTGCTCAAAATATATTATGGTCCAAAAAGCTGTGGATGTTGATTGTCTGTATTTATTTCAATCATTGAAATGTTGCTTTGTGTATAATTAGCTTCAATGTTGATGCAATCTGctgtaaataaaacaaatgtctGTTAATATAACTCAATGACATGATACCATATATGTTACTTGCAAGAGCTAGatagctactgtactgtatttgttCCATGATCAGGGTGTAACAGTGAGTCAATGAGACAGTAATTTCAACTGCCTCAGTGTGAACGCTAACTGTATGTATGTTAGAATGAAAAACTTTGAAAATAGTAATGTGTTATACAGTATGTGAAGAATGAGGCCTTTGACATAGCTCAGGCATTGTTGAACATGACTCTAGCACGCAAGAGACCTGTGATGAGAGAGGAATAAATAGTATGACTATAACCAAAACTGTTACCAGACCAACAAGTAAAACAGAAAACCAGGTTACCCATCACATTGTGATGACCATGACTTAACTGGTTTACCTGAAAGTTGAAattataaaatagtaaaaagtcTGGATTTTCTGGTTGACACACCAGGATATGACTACATGAATACAAGAGCATTCATAACTGTATTATAATGTACATGTATTATCAAACAGGTTGTGTATCAAGAAACTGCAATCAAACAATGAAATAAAGTGTTTGTGCTATGTGTATATGTTTTCTTTACAAGATTCACAGATGGTGAAAACAATATAATTGGATTGCCAGTAATATGGAATATACTGAATAGAATAATATAAAAGATAAGTGATGCCCAATCTTTGGGACCCAATCATGAAATAATGTGTTTTACTCGTACTTGCTATGGTTTTAGTGTCATCTGCTGGTTAAAATCAGAGAGACTTTTGAGGAGATGTAGAAACTCCATTGTGTACATTGCCCACGCGTTGTCAATGGGccgcgcggtgcattctgggaGATTATGGGACAAGGAGTGCACTCCTTCAAGcagtgaatgggagtcaattgggcGCTAGCGCTAAAACACAACATTAACATCaatttcgtcaacaagaagtacaaTATTACGAATATTTTCCGAGATGTGTGATAATTAACTTGCTTTCTGTAAAATCTTATAGCTTTTAaatcgtgacattacgtactttcgaggaaaataggcagGTTTTCGACTCATACCCTGACTTTTAGAAGGAATTGCGTGACGATTATTTTAGCAACCCCATGACGCAGCATAACAACGTGAACGCGAATGGTcaacagtctgctgggtggggcgtTATACGTCTCTCCTTTCATCGGCCGGTGTGATTCCTATCTACAACTTTCTAAGTATCTCTGTTAAaatgctgcgttcaaaacaattgggaactcggaaatctctgacttccgacctcagttcgttcaaaacaactgggaacttggactaaaacgagctcagactgggaaaaatcgttttgaacggtcatccaactcggaatttcaactcgggcctctttctagagctccgactttccgaccagaagatcactgacgtcatgatttgaccatgtatttttccaagttcccagttgttttgtcccggacctgctgttttcgactctctctctctctctaccgcacctgctgtctcaacctctgaatgctcggctatgaaaagccaactgacaattactcctgaggtactgacctactgcaccctctacaaccactgtgaatattatttgaccctgctggtcatctatgaacgtttgaacatcttgaagaacaatctggccttaaatggccatgtactcttataatctccacccggcactgccagaagaggactggccacccctcagagcctggttcctctttaggtttcttcctaggttcctgtctagggagtttttcctagccactgtgcttctacatctgcattgcttgctgtttggggttttaggctgggtttctgtatagcactttgtgacatctgctgatgtaaaaagggctttatgaataaATTTGATTGAAACACTACAGCACACACGGCTGGTCCTGACATCATTGcagaagtatcggaggtggtaggtgtggtgaagttctcggagcccAAGGCTTGCACCGAGGgacaggataaagatgagtctgtgacagtaggagtgaagtttttggaaaaagtggacccttgccttttgtctgatccatttgtggtttcagggtgggtgaaaacagagttaggtgctgtggaatcggtgagggtaaccagaagtggtcttgtgataattgtttgtgtttctgctggtcagagggagaaggcaCTCAGATTTAAACGAATGGggacaagagatgtgaattgttttgctctcaagaaaagggcgccattgaaaggagtgattactggggtagtggTAAATtgtgaaagctgaccaactgaaggggaagattcccggtgtttgtgatgctcgtcgtttggtgagacgcagacagggtggcgttagtggagaaacagaagagtaattgtctgttcttttgaattagcccgacaaagtgatgttaggatatataagttatcctgtacaagcttttgtgccgaatacattacgttgttacaagtgtcaagcttatgggcatgtggcagcagtgtgtaggagggaggttcctaggtgtgagaagtgtgcagaagggcatgagacaaaggaatgtgtagcattggggaaagtcaAACCAAATgaccgctgcaacttgcccatgcccccccccgcttctccttcataCAAATTCAgccagctgatgttctgaaagagctgaaaaatctggacccctacaaatcagctgagctagacaatctggaccctttctttctaaattgtcgcaacccctattactagcctgttcaacctctctttcgtaacgtctgagatccccagagattggaaagctgccgcgatcatccccctcttcaaagggggtgacactctagatccaaactgttatagacctatatccatcctgccctgcctttcgaaagtatttgaaagccaagttaacaaacagatcaccgaccgttttgaatcccaccgtaccttctccgctatgcaatccggtttccgagctggtcatgggtgcacctcagccacgctcaaggtcctaaacgatattataaacgtgatcgataaaagacagtactgcgcatccgtcttcatcgacctggccaaagctttcgactctgtcaaccaccacattcttattggcagactaaatagccttggtttctctaatgactgcctcgcctggttcaccaactatttctcagatagagttcaatgtgtcaaatcagagggcctgttgtctggacctctggccgtctctatgggggtgccacatggttcaattctcgggccgactctattctctgtgtatatcaatggtgtcgctcttgctgctggtgacgctcggatccacctctatgcggacgacaccattttgtatacatctggcccttcattggacactgtgttaacaaacctccaaacgagcttcaacgccatacaacactccttccatagtctccaactgctcttaaacactagtaaaactaaatgcatgctcttcaaccgaacgctgcttgcaccggCCCACCCGACtaaaatcactactctcggcgggtctgacctagagtatgtggacaactacaaatacctaggtgtctggttagactgtaaactctccttccagactcaaaagttagatctagaatcggcttcctatttcgcaaacaaagcctccttcactcatgctgccaaacatgccctcgtaaaactgactatcctaccgatccttgacttcggcgatgtcatttacaaaatagcctccaacactctactcagcaaattggatgtagtctatcacagtgccatccgttttgtcaccaaagccccatatactacccaccattgtgacctgtacgctcttgttggcgccaaacccactggctccaggtcatctataaatcactgctaggcaaatccccgtcttatcttagctcactggttaccatagcaacacccacccgtagtctgcgctccagcaggtatatctcactggtcatccccaaagccaacacctcctttggccgccattccttccagttctctgctgccaatgactggaacgaactgcaaaaatctctgaagctgaagactcttatctccctcactaactttaagtgtcagttgtcagagcagcttaccgatcactgcacctgtacacagccattctgaaattagcccacccaactacctcatccccatattgttattaattttgctaatttgcaccccagtatctctatttgcacatcatcttttgcacatccattattccagtgttaatacgaaattgtaactattttgcactatggcctatttattgccttacctccataacttactacattcgcacacactgtatatataatttctgttgtatttttgactttgtgttttgtttaccccatatgtaactctgtgttgttgtttttatcacactgctttgctttatcttggccaggtcgcagttgtaaatgagaacttgttctcaactggcttacctggttaaataaaaaaacaattcaaatcaatttttattggccacatgccccgaatacaacaggtacagacattacagtgaaatgcttacttatagcccttaaccaacagtgcattaattttttaataaaaatgtagaataaaacaacaaaaaagtgttgagaaaaaaagagcagaagtaaaatataataacagtagggaggctaaaaatacaggggggtaccggtgcagagtcaatgtgcgggggcactggctagttgaggtagtttaagtaatatgtacatgtgggtagagttaaagtgactatgcataaataattaacagagtagcagcagcgtaaaaagatgggttgggggggcagtgcaaatagtccgggtagccatgattagctgttcaggagtcttatggcttgggggtagaagctgttgagaagtcttttggacctagacttggcactccggtaccgtgcggtagcagagagaacagtctatgactagggtggctggagtctttgacaattttgagggccttcctctgacaccgccttgtatagaggtcctggatggcagaaagcttggccccagtgatgtactgggccgtactacgaaagtagtggtatgtgttaattgtaggggtgcccatggggctggggatcagaaatgtcccatgtgagagaggcaggttgaggtttccagggttagagtagtgcagaagttgtcatatgctgagacagtgaagaaagtagaggaaggtgggtcaagggggagggatcctgaaaggagtggtgtgagtagtagatctggacagagggataaaccaacaagtaatatatgtttcagtaagattagatttttggcatttatagcaatggttatcaactgtactgcagggatagaacataagtcgcagaaaatagaggttgtggtggcagctgcagagaggtatttgggtgtgcgagacttgacatcagaagagttacagggtgtgttaagtggtggtgtcccaccctttcaggctgttggcctgaagtaggactaaatatatttaaatagtgtaGTATGGTATTTttttctaaaataaaataaataaataaaatatatatagatatcttcttttttttgagagtgtagtgttagatggtagggtatatgttttatttattaattgtatttttttttcattttttcattttttcaagcaaagtataagagagttatactccagtctaatAGGTGGCGGTAAGGCAACATTAATTGAATGCCAAccaccgttaaacctcatcgaaaaAGAAGACTTCATTGCACTCCCGCTTTctgtagttgatctagaagtgttggagagactacagaaagatagggagggtgttgatccatctgatttacatttacgtcatttagcagacgctcttatccagagcgacttacagttagtcagtgcatacattatttttatttttcatactggccccccgtgggaatcgaacccacaaccctggcgttgcaaacgccatgctctaccaactgagcaatatccctgccggccattccctcccctaccctggacgacgctgggccaattgtgcgccttcgattttgtggccatttacacagatggttcaaaatatccaaggacaggacgtactgggtcagcatttgtagtgcaggaatgtggggtggaagtcaggaaacgtattacatatcatctggctgtatatacgggccttgcagtgggtggatgaagtcaaacaagacagagtagttatttgctctgattcatgtgcagtgttaatgagactcacgtagcagacaagacctgctttatgaggtgctacaaacccatggcaggattaaacagatgggtattcagataagatttacttgggtcccagcccatgtgggggtggaggggaacgaggcagtagatgaacaggctaaacaagcacttagtagtggggatgttgatgttgaagtttcaatgagcaaggcagaggcaaaaatacatatatacagtgatggtgcagagatggcaggagcagtggaatagagataataagggaaggtatttatttcaagtacagtgGAAAGTTGGGGAGGGGAGGACAGCAGGAAGGGGGCTATTTTTACAAgcttaagggtgggacacagacagttgaataagacattaaatgtggTAGGAAAGcatgattattgtcaggaaacatgTATTGTTACAGTGTGGGTAGtatcattttacatttcagtcatttagcagacactcttatccagagcgacagttagtgagtgcatacattttcatactggccccccgtggggattgaacccacaaccctggtgttgcaaacgccatgctctaccaactgagctacagagaggggatgggatctagtatgagggagaaggggatacaggaaattagtttaaagagtatattgagtagaacgtcattagatatagtctcaaatattttgttatcttttttaagagcattggggctggcaggtaggatttagtttctccctgtctctgtcccacactccagtacagtagatggCGGTAAttcaccataacgttggatgccaaccgccgacaaaccccactgaagaagaagaagacatcaTTACAATGCGACAACTCGTATGAGATCACAGAGAAGCGCCACAGCACGGATTTTCTAAGCTAGCGACAGGAAAGCGAGGTGCGCTTTCGTTGATTCTCAAGGACCGCGCGAACACTGAATTTGCGGTTTATAATGTCAACGAGTGACTTTTATTTGAGATATTATGTCGGGCACAAGGGCAAGTTTGGACACGAGTTCTTGGAATTTGAGTTTAGACCTGACGGTAAGTCAGGCGGCAATTTGACTAATTAgcaacattagccagctagctatgcATGCAAACGACTGCTTGCTAGCGGCATTTCTTCATCTCTTTTAGCGCAATTAGCTAGTTTTTGTAGTCGTGTGTTCAGTTATAACATGGCCTCAGAAATACTTCATTTGCATAGTTAACCATAGCCTCACTCATCTATTTTATCCAGATAGCTATGTAGCTGGTTAGCAAACTGATGTATCCAAAAAAGCTTGATTCGTTTACAGTAGGTTTAAAAACGTATGTGAACTAACTAGTTACAAGAAAAAACTACTCAGTGCATCAATAGCAGTGTATCAGCATTCACAACAAACGTGACGATAACGCAATGAATGTAACTATCTTTTCAGGTAAGCTGAGGTACGCGAACAACAGCAACTACAAGAATGATGTCATGATCAGAAAAGAGGTAACTTATCAAACTTACACTGAACAaagatataaacgcaacatgcaacaatttaaaagattttactgagttagttcatataaggaattcagtaaattaattaggccctaatctatggatttcacatggctgggattacagataccttaaaaaaaggtagaggCTTGGATCAGAACTAGTCAGTAGCTGGTGTgactaccatttgcctcatgcagtgcgatacatctccttcgcattgttgatcaggctgttgattgtggcctgtggaatgttgtcccactctttaatggctgtgcgaagttgctggatattggcgtggactggaacatgctgttgtaCATGTTGAtcaagagcatcccaaacatgctcaatgggtgacatgtctggtgagtatgcaggccatggaagaactgcttccaggaattccaggatccttacgacatggggctgtgcgttATCAtggtgaaacatgaggtgatggcggcggatgaatggcacgacaatgggcctcaggatctcgtcgcggtatctctgcattcaaattgccatcgataaaatgcaattgtactcattgtccgtagcttatgcctgcccataccataaccccaccaccaccatggggcactctgttcacaatgttgacatcagcaaacccctcgcccacacaacgtcatctgcctggtacagttgaaaccgggattcatccgtgaagagcacacttctccagcgtgccagttgccatcgaaggtgagcatttgcacaCCTAAGTCTGTtgcgacgccgaactgcagtcagctcaagaccctggtgaggacgacaagtcAGATGAGCTTCTCTGCGACGGTTTCAGACAGCTGTCAGAGTGACTGGTCTctgacaatcccgcaggtgaagatgttggatttggaggtcctgggctggcatggttacacatggtctgtggttgtgaagccggttggacctACAGCCACATTTTTCAAAAAttacattggaggcagcttatggtagagaaatgaacattcaattcaatgcaacagctctggtggacattcctgccatcagcatgccaattgaacgctccctcaatttgagacatctgtggcattgtgttgagacaaaactgcacatcttagtggtcttttattgtgaccagcacaaggtgcatctgtgtaatgatcatgctgtttaatcagctttttgatttgccacacctgtcaggtggatggattatcttggcaaaggagaaatgctcactaacagggttgcaaacaaatttgtgcacaacatttgacaaataagctttttgtgcctatGGAAATTTTTCtttaatcttttattttagctcatgaaacatgggaccaacattttacatgttgcatgTTATTTTTTTTCAGTATACAAAGGACTTCTTGGTTACATCGATCTGTGTACGGCCCATCAATCCAATTTCTATGTGATGCTGCTTAAAGCTGTTGAATATGCCATCGATACCTTATTGTGATTGTTCTCCACTACAGGCGTACGTACACAAAAGTGTGATGGAGgaactgaagaggatcatagacGACAGTGAGATCACCAAGGAAGACGATGCACTGTGGCCACCCCCAGACAGAGTGGGCAGACAGGTCTGTCCATTCACTCACACATACCTAAATAAATACTGATACTTGCACAAGCATGGAGGATGTTGAGGAAACCACAGCGTTTCCTACTTATTGTGCTCTTGGCAATGTCTAGCCAAGCTCGTTTACTTACAGTGATTTTAGCCCTCTTGGGGTTGTGACCTCGGTCCCGTCCGCATCAGACTTCAACAAATCTGTCCAACAAAAGAAATTGAACCAGTGTTCAATTCTGACCCTTTCAGCACAAGATGGGACCCGGGCACAACCCCAGAAAGTTACAATGATTTAGTAAAATGTTTTATTATCACGGCTTGAATTACTGATGGTGTCTGGGGAGAGTCTTAACTTTTCTGCTCTTAGGAGCTGGAGATCGTCATTGGGGATGAGCACATTTCCTTCACAACTTCCAAGATTGGTTCCTTGATTGATGTCAACCAGTCAAAGTAAGTAATAATACTCCCTCAAATGATCTGGGCACACTTGGAAGGATATATTTCTCCAATTTCCAAATGGACCCCTAGCCTGTATTTCATAGTCACTGGTTGAGAACTGAGGATTTCGTAGATGTAAGCAGAATGGTGTAAATCATACCTAACTTACACCTATGTAATGCTCTCAGTTCTGCATAGTCGGGTTGATGTGGAATTGGGTGCcagcttctttaaaaaaaaaatccatatgtTTTCCAGGGACCCAGAAGGCCTCCGCGTGTTCTACTACCTGGTCCAGGATCTGAAATGTCTTGTCTTCAGTCTCATCGGACTACACTTCAAGATCAAGCCCATCTAAGAGGAATGGATGGTTTATTTTCTGTTGGAAAATGTTTTCTGTTTGCGCCGATTACAACATTTGTACATTTGCTTTTGATCGATctgttctttttttattttaaataaatgatTGGGAAAATGCCTTGGTTATCTATACATTTTTAAAGTGTTACTTACTGGAAGCCATAGCTGTTGTTTGGTCCATTTTGGTAGTATAAAAAACAGGTTGGAGAATTGCACACCACACTACCTGTTGCTCTTGCCATACAGAGGTCTGTTTATTTCAGCATTCAGCTGAGCACACATGAACAGGAAGTTGTTAAAGGGGGGCTGAACTTCCAGATTTAGCCTTTGTTTCAATTCTCATTAGGAAATGCGACTGAGAATGAGATATTTTGGCGTCCTTTGGTCTGGGTGTCTCTTGAGTGTGTTCGAACATGGGAAGCGTTTGTACTTTCACTCTGCCAAAACCCTGGCCTAGACTTGCTAGCCAACTTATTTTGCCAATTAGCTTTAGCCAGACTGTGACCATGGCAAAGTTGGTTTGAATTTGAATAGCCTATCTGTGCGGCTAGTTAAGGACCGCTAATAAATTACgcaatgtaaatgtaacaatattttcatgttgcacacatTTTagttctcattaaatgctttgtatattaatttctacaatttatagttggtttgaggttaagtcattgaaatttggagctattgacattgaaaaaatattgtcccatgtacattgtatAATTTACTGATGGTCTCTTAaatagccccatagggatatcgaaTGTCAAATCGAATTGACCATGGGTATTACGATAGGGTTGCGTGCAGCTGCTCACCGAATTGATGATAAtttgggtgctgccagctgtgggcatgaTAGAAATAAACCCAACCAAAGGAAAACTGTTACGGTACCTTTCATTCCGTGACATACCATATTTTCATAATTATCTTGCAAATCtccgttttggacgagactgcttttatgaccaaaattattctatttacatgtacattttttatatatttacaCTTAGTTgtacattttgacactagaataaatgtttctgactcatatcgatgccacataggccgttttcaaaatGAGAAGTTGCTTATTATGTACGAAACGATAATGTGGACACCCCTCTTCTGTTTTGGTACAAAGCTGAGGGAtgagcctggagaaatgtaaccactcacaAATTAATAGAGCTATGAACAGCCATGGTATCAAAAttatatagttttaaccatgtttttaggctatacagtgtttgtttcaaTTTGCATGTTTAACAAACATTGCAGTAAAACAAACTTGTATTTTGGATTCTGGTGGGGTacgtatgacagttgaactaagctcatgaggcatttataagttatattcaagaatcaatggttaTATAATTCACacatccaaaaatggatgtagaaattaaggattctagctttaattaCAGTCAAGCCAAAATGTACAATGAGAAAATATGTATATTCATTTGTCAATTcgtaaacattttattttacacTACCCCAGTAAAGTTGTGTAATAAATTACCAGTGAACATTCCATAAGGCATAAAAGGAAATAAATCTGCCTTTTAACAGCAAAGGTCTGAGGTATTGctttaaaatatttttcacatcacAAAGCAAAGGGGAGATTATAAATTGTCATAAAAATCATGTGACAAAGCTTGCTACACAGCAAAAAAAAGGTCTCAAGAACAAAGTGCTACTCTGAGTATCATACATTATCAATATATGAATAGATTTATTTTCCATATCAAACTAGAGGTCTACATGAGGTCATTCATTCAAACGTACTGGCCTCCAATATAAAAGTTAGTATAAAATGTGAAACATCTTCACTTACTAGGCTCTTGTTAGATACATTGCAATGCCAGTTAGAAAGAACAGAAACATTGGTTCGAACACACTTGGAGATTTCATTGTTCTTTTTTCAGAATGTATTTGATTGGTATTTCCTTGGGCATCTATTATGAATTTGATATGGACATTCATAGTTATCTACCTGACAGTATAGGAATATTCCCTCTACTGAGCCATGCAGAGCTTGTGTTGGGTATCCCCTCTTATTAATCCATACCATCACTTCCAACCCACACTCTACGCTTGAGGGAAAGTGCCTTTAAAACCTGACATTCACCCCAATGTACTATACAACTGCAGTCGAAATCACCCCGTGGCGAATCCCAACTTCCACTACAGTCGAATTTTCACTTGATGTGAATGGGTAACTGGGTGAAAATTCTACTGAAGTGGAAGTTAGAATTTTGCATTTGTAGTGGCGGTAAAAGTCAGATGGACTTTTCTTTAGCTGAGAGGCTTTCCTTCAAGAACAGAGAAAATGTCCTCTAAAGACTTATGAACACACTGCAGGAACTCATGAACATTACGCTCTGGGTAACTAGACACATTACAGCCGATCCACTCATCATGGACGCCGTAGCCCACCCCAAAGCCGTCCGGCACCACAGGTGCAAAGCCTCCCAGGTTAACAGCAGGGCTGGTAAGAGTGCTGGTGGAGAGGATGTTGTGGTTGATGGCTGCGTAGGCTGGGTCCTGGTACAAGCTGTGTAGGGCCTGGCCCTTGGAGTTGGCTAAGTACTTCATGGCAAACAGGTGCCGGTCGAAGCCTTGGGCTGGTGGGGAAAATGCAGAGAAACAGGGTTAATATGTGGAAATGACATTGGTAACATTTGAGACCATAAGCTAATTTACATGAAGCCCTCTATGGTTTATTTTCTCACCTTGCACAATTCTGTTTCACTTCTTTTGTGTGAATAAATAAAGTCAACAGTATATTAATGGTGTAGTCAATCAAACATCTGTAGAAAAATGTAGTGCACTCACCCATGGCTGCCTCTTTGGTGAGCTGCCCGTGATATTTGGAGCATTCGCTGAGCATGCCTATCAGTTGGTCAATGCTGTGTTTTCCTGGCTGTTGCACGAAGGCCTGAGCACAGCGCTGTGTGTGTATGGTAGCAGGCCGGATGGTCTCTGTACGACCGTGTCTGAACGCTGCGGTGCTACAGGACTCGTATGTGGCCACCGTCTGTCCATACTGCCTA
This window encodes:
- the LOC121539934 gene encoding protein mago nashi homolog, yielding MSTSDFYLRYYVGHKGKFGHEFLEFEFRPDGKLRYANNSNYKNDVMIRKEAYVHKSVMEELKRIIDDSEITKEDDALWPPPDRVGRQELEIVIGDEHISFTTSKIGSLIDVNQSKDPEGLRVFYYLVQDLKCLVFSLIGLHFKIKPI